CGTGCGGCGCTACGTGGAAGACAGGGAAATCCTCGATTTCCTGACGGGCATCCGGGAATCAGGCGAGCGCGCGGCGCGCATCGTGGCCAACATGCTCTCCTTCACCCGGCGCGCCCAGGAGCAGTCCACCCCCGTGAACCTGACGGAACTGCTGGACCGCAGCTTGGAACTGGCCTCCACCGACTACGACCTCAAGCGCAAATTCGACTTCAAGCAGGTGGAGATCGTGCGCGACTACGCCCCCGGCGTGCCTCCCACGCCCTGCTCGCCCATGGAGATCGAGCAGGTGGTGGTGAACCTGTTGCGCAACGCGGCCCAGGCGATCTTCGCCCACCCCCCGGCGGACGGACAACCGCGCATCCGCCTGGGACTTCGCCGCGAGGGCGGCCACGCCGTCATCGAAGTGGAGGACAACGGCCCCGGTATCGACCCGGCCAACCTGCGCAAGGTGTTCGAACCCTTCTTCACCACCAAGCCCCCCGGAGAAGGCACTGGGCTCGGGCTCTCGGTCTCCTACTTCATCGTCACGCGCAACCACGGCGGCACCATCCGCGTGGAGAACGCCGAGAAGGGCGGAGCGCGTTTCGTCATCGCCCTGCCGCTGGCCAGGGAAACCGCCTGCCTTGACTGAAGCCCCCCGGGACCGCGCGCCCAGCTCCCCGCGGGATCCGGCAGCCTCCTGGCGCGCGTCAGCCCCGGGACAGGGGGGCGTCCGGCCCCTCGAAGATCTGGCGCACCTTGGTGAGCGAGAAGTCCTTGAGCGAGAGCCCCTCGTTCACCGCGCACACCAGCTTGAGGGGGCTCGCGTAGCGGTTGTCGCGCCAGGAGAAGACGATGGACAGTTCCGCGTCCTGACGCTCGGTGAGACCCGTCACCAGGGGGCGGATGTCCATGGTGCGCGCGCCGCGCTTGGTCACGCTGTACCAGGGGAAGTGTCCGGCAGCCAGGAAGTCCCGCCACTGGGCCACGCGCGTTGCCCGCTCCGCCTCGGGCAGGTGGTAGGCCAGACGGAATTCCTCGGCCACGGGCTGGGCCACCTTCTTGCCCATGCCCAGCGGATCGGTCCGCAGGATCTTGAGTCCCTCGGGCAGCGCGGCCCCGAGCTTTTCCGACACGGCGCCTGGCAGCGCGGGCTCACGCAGGAAGAGCGCGAACCACTCCTCCCGGCTCTCCACGCCCACGGGCAGGGCCCAGCCGAAGGTGATCATGGGCATGGGGTGGAACCCCGCCGAGAACGACGGCTTGAGCCCCGAGCGCCTGAGCGCGCGCTCCAGCACGCTGGCCAGCTCCAGCTGGCTCAGGTATGCCGCCGGGCCGGTCTTGGAGAACCACACGCGGTAGTGGGCCGCGCGCCGCGTGAGCTCCTCGCGCGCCTGGGGCCTGGGGGAGGCCGCGTTCCCGCCGCCCTCCTGCGCACCCGCGGACGCATCCGGGGCGTCCTCCCGGGGCTCTCCGGCAGGTTCCTCGCGGGATTGCTCCATGGAAGCCTTCCACTCGGGCTCGCCCCGGTTGAGCCTTGGGCGCACGCCCGAGGCGTCCTGCTCGTCGCCGCAGAGGGATGGGCAGGCCCCGCAGCGCACGCAGTCGCCGTAGCGGCAGTCCGGCGTGGCCTTTTCCGCCAGGGCGCGCTCGCGCTCGCCCAGCAGGTGACGCCGGGTGACGCCGCAGCCCAGGTGGTCCCACGGCAGGGGGGCGTCCAGGGGGCGGGCGTCCAGGTAAGCGCCCGCGTCGATGCCGCATTCCCGGAAGGCCTGTTCCCAGGGGTCCAGGTCCAGGTGCTCCACCCAGCTGGAGAAGGTCGCGCCCAGGGCGTAGGCGCGCTCCACGGCCGGGGCCAGCTCGCGCCCGCCCCGGGAGAACACGCCCTCAAGCCAGCTCATGCGCGGCTCGTGCCATTTTATGGAGATGCGCTTGTAGGGCGCGATGCGCGCCTTGATGAGCCCCAGGCGGCGCTCGGTCTCCTCGCGCCCGATCTGGGCCTCCCACTGGAAGGGCGTGTGGGCCTTGGGCACGAAGGTGGAGACGGCCACCGTCACCTGGAGGCGCTTGGCCCCGCGCGGGGCGCGGCCGAGCACCTTCACGGCCAGGTCGGCCAGGGCTTCCAGGTCCTCGTCGGTCTCGGTGGGCAGGCCGATCATGAAATAGAGTTTCACCGACTGCCACCCGGCCGCGAAGAGCCGTTCGGCGTGCGCCAGGATGTCTTCCTCGGTGATGCCCTTGTTGATCACGCGGCGCAGGCGCTCGCTGCCCGCCTCGGGGGCCACCGTGGCGCCGGTGCGCCGCAGCTTCGCCATGAGCCCCAGCATGCGCGGCGAGAGCGTGCCCGCGCGCAGGGAGGGCAGGCTGATGGCCACCTGGTCGGCCAGGCAGCGCTGGGCCGACTGCTCGAAGAGGCTCTCCAGGGCCGAGAAATCCCCCGTGGAGAGCGAAAGGAAGGACAATTCCTCGTAGCCGGAGGCCGCCAGCCCTTCCCCGGCGATGCGCCCGAGTTCCGGCAGGCTGCGCTCGCGCACGGGGCGGTAGATCATGCCCGCCTGGCAGAAACGGCAGCCGCGCGTGCAGCCCCGGGCGATCTCCAGGCTCATGCGGTCGTGCACGGCCTGGCCGCAGGACACGGCGGGCAGCAGCGGGAACGGGGCCTGGTCCAGGTCGGCCACCACGGCCTTCTCCACGCGCCCGTAGCCCTCCACTAGGGGCTTGGAGCCCTCGAAGAACGCGGGCACGTAGACGCCCCGGACGGCGCGCAGCGCGTGCAGGAGGCCCAGGCGGTCCAGCCCCTGCTCCCTGGCCCGGCCGATGGCTTCCAGCACCTCGGGCAGTGCCTCCTCGCCGTCGCCCAGGACCATGGCGTCCACGAAGGGGGCCAGGGGCTCGGCGTTGAAGGCGCAGCCGCCGCCCGCCAGGATCAGCGGATGCTCCGCCCCGCGCTGGTCCGCGCGCAGGGGGATGCCCGCGAGGTCCAGCATGTAGAGCACGTTGGTGTAGCACAGCTCGTGCGTGATGTGGAACGCCACGGCGTCCAGCTCCGCCAGGGGCGTGTCGGACTCCAGGGTGCACAGGGGCTCGGCGTGCTCGCGCAGCACCTGTGCCGCCTCCCGCGAGGGGGCGTAGACGCGCTCGGCCCAGAGGCGCGGGCGGCGGTTCACGGCCTCGGAGAGGATCTTCTGGCCCAGGTAGCTCATGCCCACCTCGTACATGTCGGGGAAGGCGAGGGCCACGCGGACCGAGACGGAGGCAGGGTCCTTGCGGACCGCGCCCCACTCGGCCCCGGCGAAATGGCTGGGCTTGGGGAGAAGGCGCAGGATGCGTCGCATGATGGATGGTCGCCGGGAAGGCCCGGCCTTGGTTGAGAGGGTTGGCGTCCCGGGAGCGGACGATCGGCGCGATGGTGGGCCGGACGGCGCCCGGCACGGAGCTGAACTCCCCGGCGCGACGCGCTCTCCGGCGGGTTGCCGCGCGCGGGAACCCGCCGGAGAGCGCTGGGGCCATCCGGTCGACGGACGGGGAAAACAAGTCCGGAGATTCCCGTCTCGGGGCGTTGCGGCGGCCAAGGCCGCATCAAAAACACCCCCGGGCCGGACGCCCAAAAAAGCTGGGGAACGCTGCGCGCCCCCCGCTCGGGAACTACTTCAGGATCAGCCCGGAGCCGCTCTTGCCGCCCGCGGGGGCCATCTTGTTGAGCATGTTCAGGTCGCGGGCCGAGGAGATGGTCAGGTTGGAGGTGGCCTCCAGGTACTTGTTCTTGAGTTCCTCGGGGAACGTCTTGAAATTGTAGAGGATGTGCTCTCCCTTCACGGCCCCGCCGATCTCGGTCTCGAAGGGATAGCCGAAGGGCAGGAGCAGCATCTGCACGCCCTGCTGGGTGGGCACGGACTGGAGGATGGCCACGTCCTTCAGGCCCTGGGTCTCTTCGTCGTACTTGCCGAGCACGGTCTCGCCGTTGATGAGCTTCACGAGGCGGATGTCGTACGCCATATGGGGGACTCCTTTGGAGAATGATGCGTTGGGGGATGGAATCGTGCGCGAACAGGCCTAATTATGACCCCGCTCCTGCCGTGTCAAGCCGCGCGCGCCGCTCACGACCCCAGGAGGGGCAGCTCCAGCACGCGCCCGTACGCCTCCAGCGCCACCCCGGCTGCGGCGTCCCAGCTGAAGCGGGCCGCCTGCGCCTCGCCCCGGCGCGAAAGCTCCCGGCGCAGCACCTCGTCGGACTCCAGGCGCGCCATGGCCGCCGCAATGGACCCGGCGTCCAGCGGGTCCACCAGCAGCGCCGCGTCCCCCGCCACCTCCGGCAGGCTCGACACCCCCGACGTGATCACCGGCGCGCCCAGGCTCATGGCCTCCAGCACCGGCAACCCGAACCCCTCGAACAACGAAGGGTACACGAACCCGAAACAGTTGGCGTAGAGCCACGCCAGCTCCGCGTCGTCCACATACCCCGTAAGCTTCACCCGCGAGGCCAGGCCCAGGGCGTTCACCTTGCGGCCCATCTCGTCCATCAGCCAGCCACGGCCGCCCGCCAGCACCAACGGCCGCTTCCCGCCCAGGCGCGCCAAGGCCTCGAAGAGCCGCTCCTGGTTCTTGCGCGGCTCAATGGTGCCCACGCACAGCCAGAACTTCCCAGGCTCCACGCCCTTCAGGCGCGCCGGGACACGCATGGCGCTCCCGAGACCGAACCGGCTCGCAAGATGCATCACCGACGTGCGCTCCCGGGGATAGTGCGGGAACACCCGCAGAAAATGTTCCAGGCTCGCCCGCGAGATCGAAACGATCCAGTCCGCGCGCAGGCTCGCCCCAAACACCCCGTCCAGGCACCCCACCCGGTTCTGCTCCGTGGTCCAGCCCGGGTTCTCCAGGAACGACAGGTCGTACAACGTATAAACCTGCCGCGCTCGCTTCAACCCCACGGGACAAAAGAAATTGTTGGAATGCACCACGTCCGGCCCGCCCAGGCGCGCCTCGAAATCCTCGGGCGGTTCGCGCCAGAAACGCTTGCTGCGCTCGAACCAGCGGAACGTCGGACCACGCCGCCCCTCGCCAGGACACGAACACGCCCCGGGCCGGGGCTCCCAGTAGAGGTCCCCGAAGTGCGGATAGAACACGAAACGCACCCCGCGCGCCGCCAAGGCGTGCACCAGCCCGTGCGCCAGGTAACCGCAACCGGCCTTGCCCGCACCCGTCTGGCTGACGTCGAAGCCTACCAGCATGCGCGCCCCCGGAGAACGGGGCTCCGCCCCGGACCCCGCCGGGCTCCGCCCGGACCCGGCAGGGCGCTGCCCTGCACCCGCCAGGGCTCCGCCCTGCACCCGCCAGGGGGGGGCCCCCCCTGGACCCGCAATTGCTGCGCGGGCTTCACCAGGCACGCCGGAGACGACCAGGCGCAAGCAGCAGACAGCCGCCGACGCGAAGCAACCGCCGGGTCCAGGGGGAGGCTCTCCCCCTGGCGGGAGAGTGCAGAGAGGGCGGAGCCCTCTTTGCCCGCCGGAGGCCTCTTCTCCCTTCTTCTCGCGCTCACAACCACGACTTCACCGTCCGCCACAGGCTGGCGGGGATCGTCCGGTTCCAGCGCAGGCTGGCGCCCAGCGCCGCCGCAGCGATGAGGGCGGTGGTGTACCGCCTGGCGGGGTCGAAGCCCATGGTGTCGCGCAGGAGGGTGTGGGCCCAGTTGCAGAGCCAGCGGTCGGGGACCCGGCCAAGGGTGTCGGCGAGCATACGGTTGATTTCGGTGTGCACGGGGAGGCGCTGGCCCAGGGTCTTGGTGTCGGGGTAGAAGCGCGAGCCCGCGAGCTTCACGGGCAGGTGGTGGAAGCGCGCCCCGGCCAGGCCCAGGCGCAGCCAGAATTCGTAGTCCATGCAATAGCGCAGGTTCACGTCGGGGAGCCCGAAGCGGCCGACGACGCGGCGTCGGAAGAAGAGCGCGGGCTGGCAGATGATGCAGCGCTCCTCCAGGGCCGTGAGGTCGAAGGGTTCGACGGGATATTCCTCGATGAAGGCGTCGTGCTCGTCGATGTGGTCGGCCTGGCCGTAGAGCACGTCGCACTCGGGGTGCGCGGCGAAGTGGTCCAGCACGGCGCGCAGCGCGCCGGGGTAGTACACGTCGTCGGAGTTGAGCCAGCCGATGATCTCGCCGGAGGTGACGGCGATGCCCTTGTTGAGGGCGTCGGTCTGGCCCTTGTCGCGTTCGGAGACGAAAAGGAGGCGTCCTTCGTAGGCCCTGGCCACGTCGGCGGTCTCGTCGCAGGAGCCGCCGTCCATGATCACGTATTCCAGGTCCACGCCCTGGGAGAGCACGGAGTCGATGGTGCGGCCGATGAAGCGGCCCTGGTTGAAACTGGGGGTGACGACGCTCAGGGTCGGCATGGGGTCTCCAGGAGATCGAGGGGATGGGACCCGGCGAGGGCCAGGCGATCGCAGCGCACGTCGCGGGGGTTCTCGAAGGCGATGTCCAGGCAGCCGCCGTAGGGGCTGGCGAGGCGGCGGATGTCCAGGCTCGCGCCGGGCGCGAGGGTCGCGGGGACGGGCAGGGGCTTGCCGTCCAGGCTGGCGCGCACGGCCACGGGCTCGGGGCCGTGGTTGACGAAGCGCGCCTCGATCCACTGTCTGCCGGAGGCGGGGCCGAAGGCGGCGAAGACGGGGCCGCTGACCCGCCCGCCGGCGATGCCGTCCAGGGCGTGGCTCTGCGCACCCAGGCCGCGCAGGGCCTCGTCCAGGAGGTCCAGGTAGGCCTGGGCCATGTCCTGGGGGCCGCCCATGGCGGCGGCGCGGGCCAGGCCCCTTGCCGAGAGCTCGGCGGCCAGGCCGGGTTCCAGGGCCAGGCGGGCCAGGGTCTGGGCCACGTCCTCGGGCTTGCGCGGGTCGAAGAGGAGCACGGCGTCGCCACCCACCTCGGGGAGGCTGGTCACGTCGGAGCAGGCCACGGGCACGCCCAGGGACATGGCCTCGGCCACGGGCATGCCGTAGCCCTCGAAGAGCGAGGGGAAGACCAGGGCCAGGGACGCGGCCGTGAGC
This sequence is a window from Fundidesulfovibrio magnetotacticus. Protein-coding genes within it:
- a CDS encoding TIGR03960 family B12-binding radical SAM protein, with product MRRILRLLPKPSHFAGAEWGAVRKDPASVSVRVALAFPDMYEVGMSYLGQKILSEAVNRRPRLWAERVYAPSREAAQVLREHAEPLCTLESDTPLAELDAVAFHITHELCYTNVLYMLDLAGIPLRADQRGAEHPLILAGGGCAFNAEPLAPFVDAMVLGDGEEALPEVLEAIGRAREQGLDRLGLLHALRAVRGVYVPAFFEGSKPLVEGYGRVEKAVVADLDQAPFPLLPAVSCGQAVHDRMSLEIARGCTRGCRFCQAGMIYRPVRERSLPELGRIAGEGLAASGYEELSFLSLSTGDFSALESLFEQSAQRCLADQVAISLPSLRAGTLSPRMLGLMAKLRRTGATVAPEAGSERLRRVINKGITEEDILAHAERLFAAGWQSVKLYFMIGLPTETDEDLEALADLAVKVLGRAPRGAKRLQVTVAVSTFVPKAHTPFQWEAQIGREETERRLGLIKARIAPYKRISIKWHEPRMSWLEGVFSRGGRELAPAVERAYALGATFSSWVEHLDLDPWEQAFRECGIDAGAYLDARPLDAPLPWDHLGCGVTRRHLLGERERALAEKATPDCRYGDCVRCGACPSLCGDEQDASGVRPRLNRGEPEWKASMEQSREEPAGEPREDAPDASAGAQEGGGNAASPRPQAREELTRRAAHYRVWFSKTGPAAYLSQLELASVLERALRRSGLKPSFSAGFHPMPMITFGWALPVGVESREEWFALFLREPALPGAVSEKLGAALPEGLKILRTDPLGMGKKVAQPVAEEFRLAYHLPEAERATRVAQWRDFLAAGHFPWYSVTKRGARTMDIRPLVTGLTERQDAELSIVFSWRDNRYASPLKLVCAVNEGLSLKDFSLTKVRQIFEGPDAPLSRG
- a CDS encoding glycosyltransferase family 2 protein, which codes for MPTLSVVTPSFNQGRFIGRTIDSVLSQGVDLEYVIMDGGSCDETADVARAYEGRLLFVSERDKGQTDALNKGIAVTSGEIIGWLNSDDVYYPGALRAVLDHFAAHPECDVLYGQADHIDEHDAFIEEYPVEPFDLTALEERCIICQPALFFRRRVVGRFGLPDVNLRYCMDYEFWLRLGLAGARFHHLPVKLAGSRFYPDTKTLGQRLPVHTEINRMLADTLGRVPDRWLCNWAHTLLRDTMGFDPARRYTTALIAAAALGASLRWNRTIPASLWRTVKSWL
- a CDS encoding glycosyltransferase family 4 protein, which gives rise to MLVGFDVSQTGAGKAGCGYLAHGLVHALAARGVRFVFYPHFGDLYWEPRPGACSCPGEGRRGPTFRWFERSKRFWREPPEDFEARLGGPDVVHSNNFFCPVGLKRARQVYTLYDLSFLENPGWTTEQNRVGCLDGVFGASLRADWIVSISRASLEHFLRVFPHYPRERTSVMHLASRFGLGSAMRVPARLKGVEPGKFWLCVGTIEPRKNQERLFEALARLGGKRPLVLAGGRGWLMDEMGRKVNALGLASRVKLTGYVDDAELAWLYANCFGFVYPSLFEGFGLPVLEAMSLGAPVITSGVSSLPEVAGDAALLVDPLDAGSIAAAMARLESDEVLRRELSRRGEAQAARFSWDAAAGVALEAYGRVLELPLLGS